A window of Apium graveolens cultivar Ventura chromosome 8, ASM990537v1, whole genome shotgun sequence contains these coding sequences:
- the LOC141678523 gene encoding peptidyl-prolyl cis-trans isomerase FKBP19, chloroplastic, whose translation MALSVVVGFHPASSSITTHSQQPPSTSMLRHQLLRPTIHSRMPISQEQSGPFISLPLVDRRTAVMSSIGLLVSTLFNNISDVHGAAHASEFADMPALKGKDYGKTKMRYPDYVETNSGLQYKDLRVGNGTTPKKGDMVVVDWDGYTIGYYGRIFEARNRTKGGSFEGDDKAFYKFKLGSHEVIPAFEEAVSGMSLGGIRRIIVPPELGYPENDYNKSGPRPTTFSGQRALDFVLRNQGLIDKTLLFDIELIKVATS comes from the exons ATGGCCCTTTCAGTTGTTGTCGGATTTCACCCTGCATCTTCTTCCATCACCACACACTCACAACAACCTCCTTCAACATCAATG CTCCGGCACCAACTACTAAGACCTACAATACATTCCAGAATGCCCATTTCACAGG AACAAAGTGGCCCTTTTATATCACTTCCTTTAGTTGATCGAAGGACAGCTGTTATGTCATCTATCGGGTTGTTAGTATCCACGCTGTTTAATAATATTTCTGATGTTCATGGTGCCGCTCACGCTTCTGAATTTGCTGACA TGCCGGCTTTGAAGGGGAAGGATTATGGCAAGACCAAGATGCGATATCCCGACTATGTTGAAACAAATTCCGGACTCCAGTACAAG GATTTGCGAGTAGGAAATGGAACCACGCCAAAGAAAGGGGATATGGTAGTG GTTGACTGGGATGGTTATACCATAGGGTATTATGGTCGTATATTTGAAGCGCGCAACAGGACTAAGGGTGGTTCCTTTGAG GGAGATGACAAAGCCTTTTACAAATTCAAGTTGGGTTCGCATGAG GTGATTCCAGCTTTTGAGGAAGCTGTTTCAGGCATGTCTTTGGGTGGCATTAGAAG GATCATAGTGCCTCCAGAACTGGGATATCCTGAAAATGACTACAACAAGAGTGGTCCAAGACCAACAACATTTTCG GGCCAACGAGCTCTGGATTTCGTGCTGAGGAACCAAGGGTTGATAGATAAAACACTTTTGTTTGATATTGAGCTCATAAAAGTTGCAACAAGCTGA
- the LOC141678856 gene encoding uncharacterized protein LOC141678856, protein MLPPELQPRSHRPPYISTSITFPTSPNPNYSNNTVSRTRATKASSSSSSSASSSRYSPSSFVHNGRIAFALVPCAAFLLDLGGTPVLAALILGLMLVYILDSLNFKSASFFAVWFTLVSAQIAFFFSSTSSLYLTFNHSVPLTVIALFLCAFSNFLLGVWASVQFKWIQIEYPTIVLALERLLFACIPFVASALFTWATVSAVGMSPNASSSYYLMCFSCLFYWLFSIPRVSSFKLKQEILYHGGQVPTDNLILTDLECCLHTLHLLFSPLLFHVASRHSVLFSSASSISDLCLLFFIPFLFQLYASTRGALWWLTKNDHQIQSIRLVNGAVALVVVVICLEIRVVFRSFAHYLHIPPPFSYFLVTVTMLGGAAGAAACALGIISGALSSIVFTGLAVLVSASGAIVVGFPILFLPIPTVAGFYLARFLTKKSLPSYFIFVALGSLVITWFVLHNFWDLNIWLAGMSLRFFCKLIVASVILAMVIPGIALLPTKLHFLTEAGLMSHAILLCYIENRLFSYSSIYYYGLEDDVMYPSYMIVLTTFVGLALVRRLSLDQRIGTKAVWILTCLYTSKLSMLFMTSKSVLWVSAVLLLAVSPPLLLYKEKSRASSKMKPLQGYIHACVVALAVWFCRETIFEALQWWYGRPPSDGLLLGFSILLTGLACLPIVALHFSHAMLAKRCLVLVVATGLLFILIQPPIAFSWTYHSEVIKAARLSTDDISIYGFMASKPTWPSWLLIAAILLTIAAVTSIIPIKYIVELRSFYSISMGIALGIYISAEYFLQAAILHALIVVTMVCASVFVVFTHFPSASSTKVLPWVFALLVALFPVTYLLEGQVRIKSLLAESGVGDVGEDESKLTTLLAVEGARTSLLGLYAAIFMLIALEIKFELASLMREKVLERSGLRHGQSGQSSSAILPPKLRLMQQRRASTVPSFTIKRMSAEGSWMPAVGNVATVMCFAICLILNVNLTDGSNRAIFFLAPILLLLNQDSDFVAGFGDKQRYFPVTVVISAYLALTALYSIYEDIWHGNAGWGLEIGGPDWFFAVKNVALLILTFPSQILFNRFVWSYTKHTDPTPLLTIPLNLPSVILTDVLKIKLLGLLGIIYALVQYLISRQQYISGLKYI, encoded by the exons ATGTTACCGCCGGAGCTCCAACCTCGTTCTCATCGCCCACCCTACATCTCCACCTCCATCACCTTTCCCACCTCACCAAACCCTAATTACTCTAACAACACTGTTAGTCGTACTCGTGCTACCAAGgcatcatcttcttcttcttcgtcAGCATCTTCATCTCGCTACTCTCCGTCTTCTTTTGTACACAATGGGAGAATCGCATTCGCTCTCGTCCCCTGTGCTGCTTTCCTTTTAGACCTTGGCGGAACTCCCGTGCTTGCTGCTTTAATTCTCGGTCTCATGCTTGTTTACATCCTTGATTCACTCAACTTTAAGTCTGCTTCCTTTTTCGCTGTCTGGTTTACTCTTGTTTCCGCTCAGATCGCTTTCTTTTTTTCTTCTACTTCCTCTTTGTATCTCACTTTTAATCATTCCGTTCCTCTTACTGTTATTGCTCTCTTTTTATGTGCTTTTTCTAATTTCTTGCTTGGTGTTTGGGCTTCTGTTCAGTTTAAGTGGATTCAGATTGAGTACCCTACTATTGTCCTTGCTCTTGAGCGTCTTCTCTTTGCCTGCATTCCTTTCGTTGCTTCTGCTCTCTTTACCTGGGCTACTGTTTCCGCTGTTGGTATGTCCCCAAACGCTTCTTCCTCCTACTATCTTATGTGTTTCTCCTGTCTCTTTTATTGGCTTTTCTCCATTCCCCGTGTCTCGTCTTTTAAGCTCAAGCAGGAGATTTTATACCATGGCGGTCAAGTTCCCACGGATAACTTAATCCTAACTGATCTCGAATGCTGCCTTCACACATTGCATCTCCTCTTCTCCCCTCTCCTTTTTCATGTTGCTTCTCGTCACTCCGTTTTGTTCTCTTCTGCCTCCTCAATTTCTGATTTGTgccttcttttcttcattccttTTTTGTTTCAACTCTATGCTTCCACTAGGGGTGCTCTCTGGTGGCTCACTAAAAACGACCACCAGATCCAGAGTATAAGGTTGGTCAATGGTGCTGTAGCTTTGGTGGTGGTTGTCATATGCTTGGAGATTAGAGTTGTCTTTCGTTCTTTCGCTCACTACCTCCACATTCCCCCGCCATTCAGCTACTTTCTCGTCACCGTTACCATGTTAGGCGGGGCTGCTGGTGCTGCTGCTTGTGCCCTTGGTATTATATCCGGTGCTCTCAGTTCAATTGTCTTTACTGGTTTGGCAGTCTTGGTCAGTGCTTCTGGAGCAATTGTTGTTGGCTTCCCCATACTG TTCCTTCCAATTCCTACAGTTGCTGGATTTTATTTGGCTCGTTTTTTAACCAAAAAGAGTCTACCGTCATATTTTATCTTTGTTGCCCTTGGGAGTCTGGTAATTACATGGTTTGTGCTGCATAATTTCTGGGATCTCAATATATGGCTGGCAGGCATGTCCTTGAGATTCTTTTGCAAGCTCATTGTTGCCAGTGTTATTCTGGCAATGGTTATTCCTGGTATAGCTCTTCTTCCTACTAAACTTCACTTCTTGACCGAGGCTGGGTTGATGAGCCATGCTATACTTCTTTGCTACATTGAGAATCGCCTTTTTAGTTACTCTAGCATATACTATTATGGGTTGGAGGATGATGTGATGTATCCAAGCTACATGATTGTATTGACGACTTTTGTGGGTTTGGCTCTGGTAAGGAGGCTTTCACTGGATCAACGGATTGGTACAAAAGCTGTTTGGATTTTGACCTGCTTGTATACTTCAAAGTTGTCCATGCTTTTCATGACATCCAAATCTGTCTTGTGGGTGTCGGCTGTTCTTTTATTGGCAGTTTCTCCGCCATTGCTTCTATACAA GGAAAAATCGAGAGCATCTTCTAAAATGAAACCTTTGCAAGGGTATATACATGCCTGTGTTGTTGCTTTAGCAGTCTGGTTTTGTCGTGAGACAATTTTTGAAGCTCTTCAGTGGTGGTATGGTAGACCTCCATCTGATGGTTTACTTTTGGGCTTCTCCATTCTTCTCACAGGATTGGCATGTCTACCCATAGTAGCTCTTCACTTCTCTCATGCCATG CTGGCTAAAAGATGTTTGGTGCTGGTAGTAGCAACAGGTCTTCTGTTTATATTGATTCAGCCGCCAATTGCATTTTCATGGACATACCATTCTGAAGTAATCAAAGCTGCTCGTCTTTCTACTGATGACATTTCTATCTACGGTTTCATGGCATCTAAACCTACGTGGCCATCATGGCTGCTTATTGCTGCAATCCTTCTTACTATAGCGGCAGTCACCTCCATCATTCCTATCAAGTACATTGTCGAGTTGAGGAGTTTCTATTCAATTTCAATGGGAATTGCCCTTGGCATATATATATCTGCAGAATATTTTCTGCAAGCAGCCATCCTGCATGCACTTATTGTTGTCACCATGGTCTGTGCCTCTGTTTTTGTGGTCTTCACCCATTTTCCATCTGCCTCTAGCACCAAGGTATTGCCCTGGGTTTTTGCATTACTTGTGGCACTATTCCCTGTGACGTATCTTTTGGAAGGCCAGGTCAGAATCAAGAGTCTCCTTGCAGAGAGTGGGGTTGGGGATGTGGGAGAGGATGAAAGCAAGCTCACAACATTACTAGCGGTTGAGGGGGCAAGGACATCTCTTCTTGGTTTGTATGCAGCAATTTTTATGCTTATTGCACTAGAAATAAAGTTTGAGTTGGCGTCACTGATGCGAGAAAAGGTATTAGAAAGGAGTGGTCTTAGACATGGTCAATCTGGTCAAAGCAGCTCTGCTATATTGCCCCCCAAACTGAGGTTAATGCAGCAGCGTAGGGCCTCTACTGTGCCATCATTTACAATTAAAAGGATGTCTGCTGAGGGATCATGGATGCCAGCAGTTGGCAATGTTGCTACAGTCATGTGCTTCGCTATATGCCTGATCTTAAACGTCAATCTTACGGATGGCTCAAATCGTGCTATATTCTTCTTGGCACCAATTCTGCTTCTGCTTAACCAGGATTCAGATTTTGTTGCAGGTTTTGGGGATAAGCAGCGATATTTTCCGGTTACAGTTGTTATATCTGCTTATTTGGCATTGACTGCCTTATATAGCATATATGAAGATATATGGCATGGAAATGCGGGCTGGGGACTTGAAATAGGAGGGCCAGATTGGTTTTTTGCAGTAAAGAATGTGGCTCTTCTTATTCTTACATTTCCTAGCCAAATCCTCTTTAATCGGTTTGTGTGGAGCTACACAAAGCATACTGATCCTACGCCGCTGTTAACAATACCCCTTAATCTACCATCTGTGATCTTGACAGATGTATTAAAGATAAAGCTATTGGGCCTTCTTGGAATTATATATGCCCTGGTGCAATATCTGATTTCCAGACAGCAATACATCTCAGGGTTAAAGTATATTTAG
- the LOC141678151 gene encoding DNA replication licensing factor MCM2 — MARSNQSSSSDEEGNVNGNSVSNQPSTPNSPTSAGFNTDQLPFNSTSDVYSEEEEEAAVDPRIIRDEEPEDEEEEEGEDLFNDNYMDDYRRMEEHDQYESLGLDESLEDERDLDQIMADRRAAEVELEARDAATTAPPTLSHRKLPHLLHDQDTDEDNFRPPKRTRADFKPPPTTPRSFDDTDAMHSSPGRSQWGNSREDVHMTDQTDDDPYEDEDNDEGEFEMYRVQGTLREWVTRDEVRRFIGKKFKEFILTYANPKNENTELEYLQQINEMVSVNKCSLEIDYKQFIYIHPNIAIWLADAPQSVLEVMEEVANKVVFELHPNYKQIHQKIYVRITNLPVYDQIRNIRQIHLNTMIRIGGVVTRRSGVFPQLQQVKYDCNKCGMVLGPFFQNSYAEVKVGSCPECQSKGPFTINIEQTLYRNYQKLTLQESPGIVPAGRLPRYKEVILLNDLIDCARPGEEIEVTGIYTNNFDLSLNTKNGFPVFATVIEANYVTKKQDLFSAYKLTQEDKEEIENLSKDPRIGERIIKSVAPSIYGHEDIKTAIALAMFGGQEKNVEGKHRLRGDINVLLLGDPGTAKSQFLKYVEKTGQRAVYTTGKGASAVGLTAAVHKDPVTREWTLEGGALVLADKGICLIDEFDKMNDQDRVSIHEAMEQQSISISKAGIVTSLQARCSVIAAANPIGGRYDSSKNFSQNVELTDPIVSRFDILCVVKDVVDPVIDEMLAKFVVDSHFKSQAKGAHFGDNPLGHSQEDAEASAMTDDPEIIPQDMLKKYITFAKLNVFPRLHDADLDKLTQVYAELRRESSNGQGVPIAVRHIESMIRMSEAHARMHLRQHVTQEDVDMAIRVLLDSFISTQKFGVQKALQKSFKKYMTFKRDFNGIILHLLRQLVKDALHFEEIVSGSTTDLTHVDVKIEELQSKVQDYGITDLKAFFTSNEFTRANFELDEEEKLIRHRLAR, encoded by the exons atgGCTAGATCAAATCAATCATCGTCTTCCGATGAAGAAGGAAATGTGAATGGTAACAGTGTAAGTAATCAGCCGTCAACGCCAAATTCACCAACATCTGCGGGGTTTAACACTGACCAGCTTCCATTTAATAGTACCTCCGATGTTTACTCTGAGGAAGAAGAGGAAGCTGCTGTCGATCCTCGTATTATACGAGATGAAGAACCCGAAgacgaagaagaagaagaaggagaggATCTATTCAACGACAATTACATGGA CGATTATCGGAGAATGGAGGAGCACGATCAGTATGAATCACTGGGGCTTGATGAATCCCTCGAAGACGAGAGAGATCTGGATCAGATTATGGCTGACCGTAGGGCTGCTGAGGTTGAGCTTGAGGCTAGAGATGCTGCCACCACTGCCCCGCCCACTCTTTCTCACCGCAAGCTTCCTCACCTTCTCCATGACCAAG ATACTGATGAGGACAACTTTAGGCCTCCCAAAAGAACTAGAGCTGATTTCAAACCTCCACCTACTACTCCTAGAAGCTTTGATGACACTGATGCGATGCACAGTTCACCAGGTAGATCACAATGGGGTAACTCTAGAGAGGATGTGCACATGACTGATCAGACCGATGATGATCCTTATGAG GATGAAGACAATGATGAAGGTGAGTTTGAAATGTACCGTGTTCAGGGAACACTCAGGGAGTGGGTTACAAGGGATGAAGTGCGTCGCTTCATAGGAAAAAAATTCAAGGAATTTATACTGACTTATGCGAACCCCAAAAATGAAAACACCGAGTTAGAATATCTTCAGCAAATCAATGAAATGGTATCAG TTAACAAGTGTAGCCTTGAGATTGACTATAAGCAGTTCATCTATATACACCCAAATATTGCCATATGGCTTGCAGACGCACCCCAATCTGTCCTTGAGGTTATGGAAGAAGTTGCTAATAAAGTTGTTTTTGAGTTGCATCCTAACTACAAGCAAATTCACCAGAAAATTTATGTCCGCATCACCAACTTACCTGTGTATGATCAGATACGCAACATAAG GCAAATACATTTGAACACCATGATCCGTATTGGTGGAGTTGTAACGAGGCGGTCTGGAGTGTTTCCCCAATTGCAGCAAGTGAAGTATGATTGCAACAAGTGTGGAATGGTTTTGGGCCCATTTTTTCAAAATTCATATGCAGAAGTGAAAGTTGGTTCTTGCCCTGAGTGCCAATCAAAAGGACCATTTACCATTAACATCGAGCAG ACATTGTACAGGAATTATCAGAAACTTACTCTGCAAGAGAGTCCGGGAATTGTGCCAGCTGGTCGGCTTCCGAGATACAAAGAAGTGATATTGCTGAATGATCTGATAGATTGTGCCCGGCCTGGGGAAGAGATC GAGGTCACAGGCATTTACACAAACAACTTTGACTTGTCTTTAAATACAAAAAATGGATTTCCTGTCTTTGCCACAGTGATTGAAGCCAACTATGTTACTAAGAAGCAAGATCTGTTCTCAGCTTATAAACTCACCCAGGAGGACAAAGAAGAAATTGAAAATTTGTCTAAAGATCCCAGGATAGGAGAAAGG ATAATCAAATCTGTGGCCCCTTCCATATATGGTCACGAGGATATAAAAACTGCAATAGCTCTTGCAATGTTTGGAGGTCAGGAAAAAAATGTTGAAGGGAAACACCGTCTGAGAGGAGATATAAATGTTCTCTTGCTAGGTGATCCAGGCACGGCCAAATCACAGTTCCTCAA GTATGTTGAAAAGACTGGACAGAGGGCTGTTTACACAACAGGGAAAGGAGCATCTGCCGTTGGGCTCACAGCTGCAGTTCACAAGGATCCGGTCACAAGGGAATGGACGCTTGAAGGAGGGGCACTTGTTTTGGCAGATAAAGGAATCTGTCTTATTGATGAATTTGACAAAATGAATGATCAGGACAG AGTAAGTATCCATGAAGCAATGGAACAGCAAAGTATTAGCATATCGAAGGCAGGGATTGTCACTTCTCTTCAAGCTCGATGTTCAGTGATTGCTGCTGCAAATCCTATTGGAGGAAG ATACGATTCCTCCAAGAATTTCTCACAAAATGTGGAATTGACTGACCCAATTGTTTCTCGTTTTGATATTTTATGCGTTGTCAAG GATGTGGTTGATCCAGTCATAGATGAAATGCTTGCGAAGTTTGTAGTTGATAGTCACTTTAAGTCGCAAGCGAAGGGTGCTCATTTTGGCGACAATCCCCTTGGTCATTCCCAGGAAGATGCTGAAGCCTCTGCCATGACAGATGATCCTGAG ATAATCCCTCAAGACATGCTGAAAAAGTACATAACTTTTGCCAAGTTAAACGTCTTCCCGAGGTTGCATGATGCTGATCTAGACAAACTCACTCAAGTTTATGCAGAATTGCGGAGAGAATCTTCT AATGGACAAGGCGTTCCTATAGCAGTGAGGCACATAGAATCGATGATACGGATGTCTGAAGCACATGCTAGGATGCACCTTAGACAACATGTAACTCAAGAAGATGTCGATATGGCAATTCGTGTCCTGCTTGACTCCTTTATCTCAACCCAAAAGTTTGGGGTGCAGAAAGCACTGCAGAAG AGTTTCAAAAAGTATATGACATTCAAGAGAGATTTCAATGGCATTATCTTGCATCTTCTCCGACAACTTGTGAAGGATGCACTGCATTTTGAAGAAATCGTATCTGGCTCTACAACGGATCTTACCCATGTTGATGTGAAGATTGAGGAATTACAAAGCAAG GTACAAGATTATGGTATTACGGATCTTAAAGCATTCTTCACATCCAACGAGTTCACTAGAGCCAACTTTGAGTTGGATGAAGAAGAGAAACTGATCCGCCACCGCCTTGCAAGATGA
- the LOC141680951 gene encoding uncharacterized protein LOC141680951, with product MAASYPIQHQPNRWNPTQLSRVVKSDGRVMMYDRPINVSALVFEFPYHKICISESLYIGKKISALSEDDELQLGHYYFLLPIHFFDSALTFVTITSFAAALFEMQKTDSGFLKIRVREEFIFRLMEAAAKEDEKRKKMINNISRQLCTTPELWKEYKQLVLVKRSRPSKPKLKIIRETHSSETKNCCNRKRVALLLVAASFRISGDAGLATILVVVVGVLLL from the exons ATGG CGGCTTCATATCCAATCCAGCACCAACCCAACAGATGGAATCCAACGCAATTATCAAGGGTAGTAAAATCGGATGGAAGAGTAATGATGTATGATCGGCCCATAAATGTATCTGCGCTTGTGTTTGAGTTTCCATATCACAAGATTTGCATCTCAGAGTCATTGTATATAGGCAAGAAGATCTCAGCACTCTCAGAAGATGATGAGCTTCAGTTGGGTCACTACTACTTCCTCCTTCCCATTCATTTCTTCGACTCCGCATTAACCTTTGTTACTATAACCTCCTTTGCTGCTGCT CTGTTTGAGATGCAGAAAACAGATTCTGGATTCCTCAAAATACGAGTGAGGGAAGAGTTTATTTTCAGACTGATGGAGGCTGCAGCCAAAGAAGATGAGAAaaggaagaagatgat AAACAATATTAGTCGTCAACTTTGCACGACACCTGAATTGTGGAAAGAATACAAGCAGCTTGTGTTGGTGAAGCGTAGTAGACCTTCGAAGCCAAAGCTGAAGATTATAAGAGAGACTCATAGCAGTGAGACTAAGAATTGTTGCAACCGTAAGAGGGTGGCACTACTCTTGGTTGCTGCTTCATTTCGGATTAGTGGAGATGCAGGGCTAGCAACAATATTAGTAGTGGTGGTAGGGGTGTTACTCCTGTGA